ATGCGCAGCGGCCACAGCCAGAAGCCCCCCATCTCCTACTGGGAACGCCTGAAGGAATTCAAGGCCCGGAAGCCTGCCAGGGGTGAACGGTGCCCGGACCTCTGGGAGTCCCGGTACAAGAAGCAAAGGGAGGCCATTGAGGAACTCCTGAAGCTCGTGCTGAACTCCTGAGAATCATGAGTGACACCTTGTAAAATCAAGGAAAAAAGCCCACAATATTTGTAAGCTGCACGCAGTGCCGAAGCCCCCCGAAAGGGGGGTTTTTCGTTGCACTCCTTCACGCGTGCGGCCCCCGCCCGTAAGAGCAGCTGGGTTTGACACTCGTGCTCTCCCAGCTGTGCGGGGATACCCCTGGAGGTGATTGTTTGCAGACCTGGAATTTGAAGCAGAGAGTCTGGTTGAACAGGCACACAAGACCCCACCACAAGTGGCGCTCCAGGAGGTGATCTTCGAGCGGGTTGAACCCGCAGTATCTCGCAGCCATGCGTGAAATGGCCTGAACCTGCAATTCGTCACACCTCACAGCAGCGCCCCGGGGTTTGGTCACTCTGGGGCAAAATTTTAAGGAGTCACATGAGTGTGATTGTGAAACCCGTGCCCACAATCGGCAGGATCGTGCACTACGTTCTTTCCGAAGCCGACATCCACGAGATTCGAGCCACCTGGGAGGCCAACAAAGGGAAACTTGCTTTCCGCAGTTGGATGAAAGCAGGAGACCACATGCCTCTCGTGGTAACCGAGGTGGACCCTAACGACACCCACGGCACTGGTGGGCAGGTGCTGATCAGTGGCAATTTCACCCTGTGGCGTCCCAGTCTTGCGGAAGATCCCACAGGTGAAAAGCCCTTGTCCTGGCACTGGCCTGAAGGCACCCGCGAAGCAGCTATGTCTCTGGAAGCCTTGCAGGCAACTTAACCTCGCAATTCGTCTCTTCCTCCAATGATCACCCCTCTGTGGTGCGGCCCTCAGAGGGGGAAATTTTGGTAGGAGGCTACTTGATGCGGAAGTTTTTCAGGCCTTTGAATGCCCTCTGAATTTCTTCTTTGACTTTTTTCTCAACTTCCCGCTCAGCTTTGACCCGTTGCTCGCGCACTTGCGCAGGGCTCAGCTGAATGGTGTCGCCACAGTGAGGGCACTTTTGAGTTGTGGTGCGCTCAAGCTGCTGAAAGGTCTGGGTGTACTTCTTGCCGCACTTCTTGCAAGTGAAGGTGATTTCCACCTTGCTTAGATCAATTGACATAATCTCCTCCTCAGAGTTGTGTCTGTACATATTGTACTCTCTGTGAATCTGCAAATAGAGAGGGAAGGTTATGCACAGTTGTGGATAACCTTTTGTTCCACCACAAACCGAGATAAGCTTTCAAATCCGAGATAAGGAACCGAGATAAGAAAGGAGGCACCTGTGGCAAAACGGAAACCCAAAACTGAAACCGATCCGGGCACCGAAACAGGTGCCCTTTCTTTTGCCAAAGCCCTATCCAAACTTTTGCCCCAGCAGCGGCTCTGGGTGCAGTACTACCTGCAGACCTTCAGCAAGACCGAGGCCGCAGTGCTGGCCGGTTACGGTGACCCGGAGAATCCGAAGCACCGGAACTGCTGCAAGTCAGAGGGTCACCGCACCAGCAAGATCCCTGCCGTGAAGGCCGCAGTTGAGGCCGGGTTCAGGGAAATGCACATGAGCCCAGCGGAAATCATCGCACGGCTCGAAGCCCAGGCCTCTGCCGACCCAGCCGAGCTTTACTTCCCTGTCGAGTATGAGGTGGATGTTTTTGAGGATGTCTCTTTGCATGTGCAACTTGACTACCTCCGCAAGAAGCTGGCCATTGCCGAGGACCTGCGGGACCGTTTTCAGGACCGTGCGCCCATGCTGTACAACGAGAACAAAGAGAAGGCCCTCAGGCTTGAGCAGCAGATCGCTGAAGTCGAACTCACCCTGGAGCAGGACCCGAAAGCCACCTTCAGCATGAAGACCGGCACCCGCAAGGAAATCCGCTGGGAGTTCGACATCATCAAGGCACGAGAAGCGGGCCTTTCCCACCTCGTGCAGGAAATCTCCTACGACCAGCGGGGTCAGCCGAAACTCAAACTTGCCGACAAAGTCAAGAGCCAGGAGTTGCTCGGCAAGTACCACAAGCTCTGGGCTGAGCGCATGGAGCACGAGGGTGGCTTGACCATCACCTTGAAGAAAGAAACGGTGGGTGAGCCGCTTGACTAACCTCGCTCTCCATCTCCAGTACAGTGCTGCACAGAAGCACATCTTCTTTGACTCCCAGAGGTTGGGTCGCTTCCGGGTGTTCCCGAAAGGCAGGCGTGTGGGTGTGACCCGTGGGGCTGCGCACGCCTTCATCGAGTTTGCCTTGGAGGGCATGCCGTGCCTCTGGGGCGAGACCATCAACAGCAACATTCGCAGGTACGTCGAGCGGTACTTCCTGCCAGTCCTGCAGAAGGCCTTCATCCCTTATGAATGGAGCGTGGCCGATAAGACCCTGAAGCTGCCAGGTGGGGGGTTCATCGACTTCCGGTCTGCTGACAACCCTGAGAACTGGGAAGGCTTCGGTTACAAGCGGATTTTCCTGAATGAGATGGGCATCATCTTGCAGGGCGAGCGTGGCCGCTACCTCTACGAGAATGCTGTGCTGCCCATGATGATGGACTTCAAGGACAGTGAACTGATTGCCGCCGGGGTACCGAAAGGCAAGCAGGGAGTGGATTACGAACTGTACCAGAAGGCTGTCAGCAAGCAGGACGGTTTTTACACCTACAAGCGCCCATTCAATGTGTTTGACAACCCCTGGATCGATCGGGCCTCTGCTCAGGCTTTCGTTGATGACTTCCCGGACGCAGCACGAGAGCAGGAGATCTGGGGCAAGTACATTGATGGTGGGGACGAGAGTTTCAGGGTGATCCCCAGGGCGTGGCTTGAGGCTGCAGTGCAGAGGCACAAAGGCCAGTCCCGACCTGACCGTTTCCCTGATGCACTGGGCATTGACGTGGCACGAGGGGGGAAAGACAAGACGGTACTCACGCCACGTTGGGACAACTATTTTGAGCAACTGGCTGTCCCTGGCAGCAAGACCCCGGACAGTGACAGTGTGGCCACTCTGGCCACCCCATTCCTCGGGCCTGAAACGGTTGCAAACATCGACATTGTGGGGGTAGGCACTGGGCCTTACGACCGCATTCACGACATGCACCCCAACACCGTGGCCATCAATGGCGCGAGTGTCCTGAAACTGGATGGTGAGAAATCCACGGACAGCACCGGGCACCTGACCTTCAGGAACCTCAGGGCAGAAATGTACTGGGCTCTCCGTGAGGCACTCGACCCCGCGAAGGGTAGGAACCTCGCCATTCCTGATGACCTGGAACTCATTGAGGACCTGTGCGCCCCGATGTGGAAGATGACCCAGTCGGGCATTCAGATTCAAGCGAAAGAGGACATCACCAAGGACATCGGAAGGTCGCCCGACAAAGGGGATTCGCTTGTGTACGGCAACTTTCAAATGCCGCAGCTTTCTGTCCCTTCCGCAACCAGCAACCTTGCCGCCCTCATGGCAGCCGCAGGAGGATAGCGCATGAAAATCAACTGGCCCTGGAGCCGAAAGAACGCTCCAACAGAACAACGCGCACGCAGCCCCACCACCCCTGAAGCCGCCGCCACCCCTGCCCCTGGCATCGGGACCATGATCCTCTCTGACAGCCTCCCGAGGCAGACGGCGGGCAACATGCCGCAAGGCAGGCTGAGCCGCAACATGAACGAGGGTTCTCTGGGGTGGTTCATCCTGGAGGATTCCTTCAAAGGGAAAGGCAGGCTGGAAGTCATCACGGAATGCCGGGATGCCCTCTTTGATTCCGATGTGGGGGGTGCAATGCGCGACCTGATTGCGCTCATCAACCCCAGTTACCGCATTGAGTATGAGGGAGGCACCCGGGCCATGGCTCAGGCCGAGAGGGCCACATCTGATCTGCTCTCCAGGCTTCACATCACCCTGGATGAACTGCTGAACAATCAGGCGGCAGAGGTGTACCTTGCCGGGGCGAGTTCCCTGGAGTGGTACCCCACGAAGACCCGCAGCATGGTTCAGGGCGTGAGCATCGTGCCTGCCGAGGAGATCCAGCAGAAGCGCATAGAGGACACCCCTGTCTGGTACCAAACCCTGCATGGGGTTCAACTGGACTCCCGCACTTTCGTTTACGCCCCTTACGGGACACGCCACCGGGACCCTTACGGGACACCCATGATGGTTGCGGCCCTCACGGAACTGGAACGGAAGTGCAGGCTGACCACCGGGACAGACAAGGTGATCAACTTGATGGGCGAAGCGGCCTTCTTGAACATGAAGGTGCCGAAACCCACCCCTCGTGATCTGGGTGTCACCAGTGAGCAAGACCCGAATTACGCCAGTCGTCTCGCTGCGTACTACAAGGCCAATGTGGATCTGGCCCTTAGCGCTAGAGACAGGGGTTTGATGGTCACTGAGGTCGGGGTGGATTCCACTGCAGTCCCGATCACGCAGGGCGCTCAGGGTCTCGCGGATCTGGAACTCTCAAACAACTTGAAGCTCTGGTCTGGATTGGTGAGTCTGCCTTTCATGCGCGGCAAGATGGATTCGACCACGCAGGCCCTCGCGCAGGTGGTTTACCCCATCCTGCTGGCCCACGCCGAAAACGTTCAGAAGGTCTTGCAGCAGTCCATTGAGTTCGGTCTCAACCTGAACCTGCAACTGCTGGGCATCCCTGCCCGGGCGACCCTGATCTTCGACAAACCGCAAAACCCCTTCATGAAAGACCAGGCTGAAGCGGAAAACTTGCAGGCGAAAACCGATGAGCTGTACATCAAACTCTTCGGGGATGCCTACCGGATTCGTGCCGCTGAACGCCTCGGTATCAGCAAGGAAGAACTGCAGCCCACACCCCCCTCTCCCACAGAGGAGAGCGTGCCATGAGCAGGACCATCACCAGCGGAGAAATGGAACCCGAAAAGGTTCCATTTTCTGTGTATGTGGGCAGTCGCCCGGAAGTGGGCACCCAGCAGGACATTCAGGATTTTCTGGCAGAGCAACGCTCTGAAGACCAAGAGGAGGGAGGTGAACA
This DNA window, taken from Deinococcus cellulosilyticus NBRC 106333 = KACC 11606, encodes the following:
- a CDS encoding terminase small subunit, which translates into the protein MAKRKPKTETDPGTETGALSFAKALSKLLPQQRLWVQYYLQTFSKTEAAVLAGYGDPENPKHRNCCKSEGHRTSKIPAVKAAVEAGFREMHMSPAEIIARLEAQASADPAELYFPVEYEVDVFEDVSLHVQLDYLRKKLAIAEDLRDRFQDRAPMLYNENKEKALRLEQQIAEVELTLEQDPKATFSMKTGTRKEIRWEFDIIKAREAGLSHLVQEISYDQRGQPKLKLADKVKSQELLGKYHKLWAERMEHEGGLTITLKKETVGEPLD